The proteins below come from a single Natrinema sp. SYSU A 869 genomic window:
- a CDS encoding ABC transporter ATP-binding protein: MSVLETQGLTKEFGDLRAVDGMDFEVDSGEIVGIIGPNGAGKTTFVNLLTGVLDATSGEIVFDGKSLQGSPVYNRAQAGLVRSFQIPRVCDDLTLVENVRSAILSRDQKNNSLFTVLDWENDTRAEAVDLLDEFGLAEKRETEAEAIPHGDKKILDVCMSVAMRPKLLILDEPTSGVATENKYAIMDRLQNYFETSDSAVLFIEHDMELVADYAERVVAMDQGRKLIDGTPEEVLEDQTVKQRIRGEE; the protein is encoded by the coding sequence ATGTCCGTCCTCGAGACCCAGGGGCTGACCAAGGAGTTCGGCGATCTCAGGGCCGTCGACGGGATGGACTTCGAAGTTGACAGCGGCGAGATCGTCGGCATCATCGGCCCGAACGGTGCCGGCAAGACGACCTTCGTCAACCTGCTGACCGGCGTGCTCGACGCGACATCCGGCGAGATCGTCTTCGACGGGAAATCGCTGCAGGGGTCGCCGGTCTACAACCGTGCTCAAGCGGGACTCGTCCGCTCATTTCAGATCCCACGGGTCTGCGACGACCTCACGCTCGTCGAGAACGTCCGCTCGGCGATCCTCTCCCGGGATCAGAAGAATAATTCCCTGTTTACCGTGCTCGACTGGGAGAACGACACCCGCGCCGAAGCGGTCGACCTGCTCGACGAATTCGGCCTCGCAGAGAAGCGGGAGACGGAGGCCGAAGCGATCCCGCACGGGGACAAGAAGATCCTCGACGTCTGCATGAGTGTCGCGATGCGACCGAAACTGCTCATCCTCGACGAGCCGACCAGCGGTGTCGCGACGGAGAACAAGTACGCCATCATGGACCGACTACAGAACTACTTCGAGACCTCCGACTCGGCGGTACTGTTCATCGAACACGACATGGAACTCGTCGCCGATTACGCCGAACGCGTCGTCGCGATGGACCAGGGGCGCAAGCTCATCGACGGCACGCCCGAGGAAGTACTCGAGGATCAAACGGTCAAACAGCGCATCCGGGGTGAGGAGTAA
- a CDS encoding enoyl-CoA hydratase/isomerase family protein, with product MTLDRPEKANSLTGEMFAALGDAFAEFAVEDVDVVTIRGADGTFSAGVDMSDMPEWGTADPLVVRDQLESIHEDLRAIERLDAPVVAALEGHVLGGGLELALTCDVRIADSSTEFGLPESEMGLAMDLGGAQKLPGFVGEGLTKYLVMTGRTIDADRAFDAGLIEEVHIPRRSRTSCGPSRTTWRANPPTSTGSPNARFTRPDR from the coding sequence GTGACGCTCGACCGACCGGAAAAGGCCAATTCGTTGACTGGCGAGATGTTCGCCGCGCTCGGTGACGCGTTCGCCGAGTTCGCGGTCGAGGATGTCGACGTGGTGACGATCCGCGGTGCGGACGGGACCTTCTCCGCCGGCGTGGACATGTCGGACATGCCGGAGTGGGGCACGGCCGACCCGCTCGTCGTCCGCGATCAGCTCGAGTCGATCCACGAGGACTTGCGGGCCATCGAGCGACTGGACGCGCCCGTCGTCGCCGCGCTGGAGGGCCACGTCCTCGGTGGCGGCCTCGAACTGGCGCTGACCTGTGACGTCCGTATCGCCGACAGTTCCACGGAGTTCGGCCTCCCGGAGTCCGAGATGGGACTCGCGATGGATTTAGGCGGCGCACAGAAGCTACCGGGATTCGTCGGCGAAGGACTGACCAAGTACCTCGTCATGACCGGTCGAACAATCGACGCCGACCGCGCGTTCGACGCGGGGCTGATCGAGGAAGTCCACATCCCGCGGCGTTCGAGGACGAGTTGCGGGCCCTCGAGGACGACCTGGCGAGCAAACCCACCTACGTCCACGGGCTCGCCAAACGCCAGATTCACTCGGCCCGACCGCTGA
- a CDS encoding branched-chain amino acid ABC transporter permease, giving the protein MSQDTKTGVAVGIRQRFGNLSSAAGALLLVGAFAFPYLPGTGQYEVFLLGQILAFAIAALAYNVLLGYTGLLSFGHAAFFGGSAYAVGLAMQFYGITELLLLIPFGVLVAGTIAVVIGFISVRHTEVYYALLMLALAHLIYVLTVKMYTVTGGTDGVAITTPTIAGINYLTVWGYAGYLMGILYYVILIAFVVTVVLLWTFMHSPFGLTLKTIRDDPERARAIGIPVRRYRWYASIMSGVFTGLGGAMYAFLNGHVTPDTVLHWARSGELAFMTVLGGTGWFFGPITGAGAFILIRSQAQQLTEYWHFMMGLVLFLVIVFEPEGISGIGARIRRRVRDWRDGGGEK; this is encoded by the coding sequence ATGAGTCAGGACACGAAAACCGGAGTTGCGGTCGGTATCAGACAGCGGTTCGGCAATCTCTCGAGCGCCGCCGGTGCCCTGCTGCTGGTCGGCGCGTTCGCCTTCCCGTACCTGCCCGGAACGGGGCAGTACGAGGTGTTCTTGCTGGGGCAGATACTCGCGTTCGCTATCGCGGCGCTGGCGTACAACGTGCTCTTGGGCTACACCGGCCTGCTCTCGTTCGGGCACGCTGCCTTCTTCGGCGGGTCGGCGTACGCGGTCGGACTCGCGATGCAGTTCTACGGGATAACCGAACTGCTCCTGTTGATCCCGTTCGGCGTCCTCGTCGCGGGGACCATCGCGGTCGTCATCGGCTTCATCTCGGTTCGCCACACCGAGGTGTACTACGCGCTGTTGATGCTGGCGCTCGCACACCTGATCTACGTGCTGACGGTGAAGATGTACACCGTCACCGGGGGTACCGACGGCGTCGCGATCACGACGCCAACCATCGCCGGCATCAACTACCTCACGGTATGGGGGTACGCAGGCTACCTGATGGGGATCCTCTACTACGTCATCCTGATCGCGTTCGTGGTGACGGTCGTGTTGCTGTGGACGTTCATGCACTCGCCGTTCGGCCTCACGCTCAAGACCATCCGGGACGACCCGGAGCGAGCGCGCGCCATCGGCATCCCGGTCCGGCGCTACCGGTGGTACGCGAGCATCATGTCCGGCGTCTTCACCGGTCTTGGAGGCGCGATGTACGCGTTCCTCAACGGCCACGTCACGCCGGACACGGTGCTCCACTGGGCGCGTTCTGGCGAGCTAGCCTTCATGACCGTCCTCGGTGGCACAGGCTGGTTCTTCGGCCCGATCACCGGCGCGGGCGCGTTCATCCTCATCCGCAGCCAGGCCCAGCAGTTGACCGAGTACTGGCACTTCATGATGGGCCTCGTCCTGTTCCTCGTGATCGTGTTCGAGCCTGAGGGCATCTCAGGCATCGGCGCACGGATCCGTCGCAGGGTTCGCGACTGGCGAGACGGCGGAGGTGAGAAGTGA
- a CDS encoding enoyl-CoA hydratase/isomerase family protein: MSEIGNSHVRIERDGKRADVIIDRPAKRNAMNEATVADLTAAISEVDEDDDVRAATLLGEGSVFCAGFQLEMMHEKDVDEHDEFHRAFRELLDTIDETTTPVVAGIKGAGIAGGFELTLPADLRVLGAETKYGIIEVNLGIFPHQGSTQRLPRIVGIGKAKELVLTGDYVDPEEAAQCNLVTEVVAEDAVDDRAKELADELTEKAPLGIANALEAFQATFDVPLEDGLSTEHRLAMQVYGTRDRKEGFEAQLERREPEFEGR, encoded by the coding sequence ATGTCCGAAATCGGAAACAGTCACGTTCGGATCGAGCGCGACGGGAAGCGTGCCGACGTGATTATCGACCGCCCGGCAAAACGCAACGCGATGAACGAGGCGACCGTCGCGGATCTCACCGCTGCCATCAGCGAGGTTGACGAGGACGACGACGTCCGCGCCGCGACCCTGCTGGGCGAGGGCTCGGTGTTCTGTGCCGGCTTCCAACTCGAGATGATGCACGAGAAGGACGTCGACGAGCACGACGAGTTCCACCGCGCATTCCGCGAACTACTGGATACGATTGACGAGACGACGACGCCGGTCGTCGCGGGCATCAAGGGTGCCGGCATCGCCGGCGGGTTCGAACTCACGCTCCCGGCGGACCTCCGTGTGCTGGGTGCAGAGACGAAGTACGGCATCATCGAGGTGAACCTGGGCATCTTCCCGCATCAGGGCTCGACCCAGCGCCTGCCCCGAATTGTCGGCATCGGGAAGGCCAAGGAACTCGTGCTGACGGGCGACTACGTCGACCCCGAGGAGGCGGCACAGTGTAACCTCGTTACCGAGGTCGTCGCCGAGGACGCCGTCGACGACCGCGCGAAGGAACTAGCCGACGAACTGACCGAGAAGGCACCGCTGGGCATCGCGAACGCGCTCGAGGCGTTTCAGGCGACGTTCGACGTGCCCCTTGAGGACGGTCTCTCTACCGAGCACCGGCTGGCGATGCAGGTGTATGGAACCCGCGACCGGAAAGAAGGGTTCGAGGCGCAGTTAGAGCGACGGGAGCCGGAGTTCGAGGGTCGGTAG
- a CDS encoding ABC transporter ATP-binding protein produces the protein MLLELDGVDASIEDITVLRDIDLAVDESETVGIIGRNGAGKTSTFRSVMGLQTVQQGSVSFRGEDITNAPTHERKRLGIGFAPEDRRLISKLTSRENIEMALWGGESDAIDFDDRLSVVLDIFPAMESFLDQPAGKLSGGQQQMVTVSRALVAEPELVLLDEPFEGLAPSIKQDLIESIPRIREEFDAAVFVAESQINQVKDFVDRLYVIERGEIIAETDDAAAVTKDEELMQIIGGA, from the coding sequence ATGTTGCTCGAACTCGACGGCGTCGACGCCTCGATCGAGGACATCACCGTGCTGCGGGACATCGACCTCGCGGTCGACGAGAGCGAAACCGTTGGCATCATCGGTCGGAACGGGGCCGGCAAGACCTCGACGTTCCGCTCCGTCATGGGGCTCCAGACCGTCCAGCAGGGGTCCGTGTCGTTCCGCGGCGAGGACATCACGAATGCCCCGACCCACGAACGCAAGCGTCTCGGGATCGGCTTCGCACCCGAGGACCGCCGTCTCATCTCGAAGCTGACGTCTCGAGAGAACATCGAAATGGCGCTGTGGGGCGGTGAGAGCGACGCGATCGATTTCGATGACCGACTCTCGGTCGTCCTCGACATCTTCCCCGCGATGGAGAGCTTCCTCGACCAGCCGGCCGGGAAACTCTCCGGGGGACAACAGCAGATGGTCACCGTCTCCCGCGCGCTCGTCGCCGAACCGGAACTGGTCCTGTTAGACGAACCGTTCGAGGGGCTCGCACCGAGCATCAAGCAGGACCTGATCGAGAGCATTCCGAGAATCCGCGAGGAGTTCGACGCCGCCGTCTTCGTCGCCGAATCCCAGATCAATCAGGTCAAGGACTTCGTCGACCGGTTGTACGTCATCGAGCGCGGCGAGATCATCGCCGAGACGGACGACGCCGCGGCGGTCACCAAAGACGAGGAACTGATGCAGATTATCGGCGGCGCTTGA
- a CDS encoding cyclase family protein, translating to MTDDPPHTDWIDLTQPFDGDIPHSAALPAPEFETISDVDRDGVNAQWVGTPTHVGTHVDAPRHMIADGATIDEFPLERFAGPATVIDVAREESEPITAAELAAATDDVRSGDILLIRTGWGDRYDCEEYERYPWLAADVGDWLLEQGVKLLAVDTPSPDRPRATRPDGWDEYPIHYALLSEGVLIAEHLSIPASLAGTRPTVFGFPLSLDGGDGAPARFVATPTASP from the coding sequence ATGACCGATGACCCACCCCACACGGACTGGATCGACCTCACCCAGCCGTTCGACGGCGACATCCCACACTCGGCGGCGCTTCCGGCCCCCGAGTTCGAGACGATAAGCGATGTCGATCGCGACGGGGTCAACGCCCAGTGGGTTGGGACACCGACCCACGTCGGCACGCACGTCGATGCGCCCCGACACATGATCGCCGACGGCGCGACAATCGACGAGTTCCCGCTCGAGCGATTCGCCGGTCCCGCGACGGTCATCGACGTGGCCCGCGAGGAATCCGAACCGATCACCGCAGCCGAACTGGCGGCGGCTACGGACGACGTTCGATCCGGCGATATCCTCCTCATCCGGACCGGCTGGGGCGACCGATACGACTGCGAGGAGTACGAGCGGTACCCGTGGCTCGCCGCCGACGTCGGCGACTGGCTGCTCGAGCAGGGGGTGAAACTGCTGGCCGTCGACACGCCGAGTCCGGACCGGCCCCGCGCTACGCGACCCGACGGCTGGGACGAGTATCCGATCCATTACGCACTGCTGTCGGAGGGTGTGCTCATCGCAGAGCACCTCAGCATCCCGGCCTCGCTGGCCGGCACCCGTCCGACCGTCTTCGGATTTCCGCTGTCCCTCGACGGGGGCGACGGTGCGCCCGCTCGGTTCGTCGCGACCCCGACGGCCTCGCCGTAA
- a CDS encoding AAA family ATPase produces MSSTADTDDVIEVSTNGIAVRKTFTADEFPVPAIRFEIESNRDDPVTFQLSEDVPESFPMDKVGFHPDFHSDDWTAYQDHHVEFIATLEPGERLETVYGIQIDDESQAAEFLTEPTIVERETGNDGTVEADEVDDEVIDNIVSEDRNQAVKDMIAGDSDAVPGLEDDESDAATDSSEDSDEESSGLDLDLGNVDPGPDPAGTNADDTEEETDTPDIDLGFEEEEIPEPDSDDDPTTDVDADDDGTDEPDESAVELDLGTDTDETGTDDAGLGGLEADDTDETLEDDAEADEEAEPAIDLGLEEAADTADEDETAAETEPDAAESIDGVDESDDEAEDGDSESPELELDAGSETDADADETDADEPAVDADEMDTDEPAVETDESDSKPAADSEPTVEDDEREAMDDEPVTDDGVADDSSETATEPDLEPESEDAVAEVDDADAEDAAVAAEAEPTDTAPTPEPDVDESIATRLATEISDETVDDDDLETIQTALDLEPSGPAIAKVEHLQRRVEEVTAYTDAIETFLKESGTGAQLIEELQTDIDALESDFASMDERLAGTESQVGELDEDIADLSDWNADIEANLNAVDDDVGDLEATVDDLAADIDGVDDEVETVSDGLETVEGDLEIVESDVESVESDVEFVEEDVESVKSDVEAVEADIESVEEDVGSVESDVENVAENLEDVEDDVESVEDELEDVKADVTDIQEWRDQLGSMFSD; encoded by the coding sequence ATGAGTAGCACCGCCGACACGGACGACGTGATCGAGGTTAGTACTAACGGGATAGCCGTCCGAAAGACGTTCACGGCGGACGAGTTTCCCGTCCCCGCGATCCGATTCGAGATCGAGTCGAATCGCGACGATCCGGTAACGTTTCAGCTCTCAGAGGACGTTCCTGAGTCGTTCCCGATGGACAAGGTGGGGTTTCATCCCGACTTTCACAGCGACGACTGGACAGCCTATCAGGACCACCACGTCGAGTTTATCGCCACGCTCGAGCCCGGCGAACGACTCGAGACGGTCTACGGCATTCAGATCGACGACGAGAGTCAAGCCGCGGAGTTCCTCACGGAACCGACGATCGTTGAACGCGAGACCGGCAACGACGGGACGGTAGAGGCCGACGAAGTCGACGACGAGGTCATAGACAATATCGTCTCCGAGGACCGCAATCAGGCCGTCAAAGACATGATCGCCGGCGACTCCGACGCCGTTCCGGGACTCGAGGACGACGAGTCCGACGCGGCGACCGACTCTAGCGAGGATTCCGACGAGGAGTCGAGCGGACTCGATCTCGATCTCGGCAACGTCGATCCCGGCCCTGACCCGGCCGGTACCAACGCGGACGACACCGAGGAAGAAACGGATACGCCCGACATCGACCTCGGATTCGAGGAAGAGGAGATCCCGGAGCCGGACAGCGACGACGACCCCACGACCGATGTCGACGCGGACGACGACGGAACCGACGAGCCCGACGAGTCCGCAGTCGAACTCGATCTCGGTACCGATACGGACGAGACAGGGACTGACGACGCCGGACTGGGCGGTCTCGAGGCTGACGACACCGACGAGACGCTCGAAGACGACGCCGAGGCGGACGAGGAGGCCGAACCCGCAATCGATCTCGGTCTCGAGGAGGCGGCGGACACCGCTGACGAAGACGAGACGGCCGCGGAGACCGAACCTGATGCCGCCGAGTCCATTGACGGGGTCGACGAATCGGACGACGAGGCCGAGGACGGCGATAGCGAGTCGCCCGAACTGGAGCTCGACGCCGGTTCCGAGACCGACGCTGACGCAGATGAAACGGATGCTGACGAGCCGGCTGTCGATGCAGACGAAATGGATACCGACGAGCCGGCTGTCGAGACGGACGAGAGCGACAGCAAACCGGCTGCCGATTCCGAACCGACCGTCGAAGACGACGAACGGGAAGCCATGGACGACGAACCCGTGACGGACGATGGCGTTGCGGACGACTCAAGCGAGACGGCGACTGAGCCCGACCTCGAGCCGGAGTCCGAAGACGCGGTAGCCGAGGTCGACGATGCCGACGCCGAGGACGCGGCCGTGGCAGCCGAGGCGGAACCGACCGATACAGCGCCGACCCCCGAGCCCGATGTCGACGAGTCGATCGCGACTCGTCTCGCAACCGAGATCAGTGACGAGACGGTCGACGACGACGATCTCGAGACCATCCAGACGGCACTCGACCTCGAGCCATCGGGGCCCGCGATCGCGAAAGTCGAGCACCTCCAGCGCCGCGTCGAGGAGGTCACCGCCTACACCGACGCGATCGAGACGTTCCTCAAGGAGAGCGGCACTGGTGCACAGCTCATCGAGGAACTCCAGACCGATATCGACGCACTCGAGTCCGACTTCGCGTCGATGGACGAGCGACTCGCGGGAACGGAGTCACAGGTCGGCGAACTCGACGAGGATATTGCCGATCTTAGCGACTGGAACGCCGATATCGAGGCAAATCTGAACGCGGTCGACGACGATGTCGGCGACCTCGAGGCGACCGTCGACGACCTCGCAGCAGATATCGATGGAGTCGACGACGAAGTCGAAACGGTGTCGGACGGGCTCGAGACGGTCGAGGGAGATCTGGAAATCGTCGAATCAGACGTTGAGTCGGTTGAATCGGACGTCGAGTTCGTGGAGGAAGACGTCGAATCGGTCAAATCGGATGTCGAAGCGGTCGAAGCCGACATCGAGTCCGTGGAGGAAGACGTTGGATCCGTCGAATCGGACGTCGAGAACGTCGCGGAGAATCTCGAGGACGTCGAAGACGATGTCGAATCCGTCGAGGACGAACTCGAGGACGTGAAGGCGGACGTAACGGATATTCAGGAGTGGCGCGACCAACTCGGCTCGATGTTCTCGGACTGA